GCGGCGCCCCGGATCCCCGGCGGGCCCGGTCCGCGCGCACCGGCCGCACGCTGGCCCGGGTCGCGGCCGAGGCCGGGTAGGCGGTGGCGGGTTCCGGCCGCCGGGGCGGCTGCCGGGCGGGTCACCGCGCGGGCAGGGGCTGTTCGGCCCAGATGGTCTTGCCGGTGTCCGTCTGCCGGCTGCCCCAGCGCTGGGTGAGCTGGGCGACCAGCAGCAGGCCCCGGCCGCCCTCGTCGTAGGCGTGGGCCCGGCGCAGGTGGGGCGAGGTGGAACTGGCGTCGGAGACCTCGCAGATGAGCGCGGTGTGGCGGATGAGGCGCAGCTGGATGGGCGGTTCGCCGTAGCGGATGGCGTTGGTGACCAGTTCGCTGACGACGAGTTCGGTGACGAAGGCCGTCTCGTCCAGCCCCCACTCCGTCAACTGCTCGATGACGGACCGCCGGGTCGCCGCGACGTGGGCGGGGTCGGGGTGGACGTCCCAGGTGCGGATCCGGTCCTCGCCCAGGGCCCGGGTGCGCGCCAGCAGCAGCGCGACGTCGTCGGCGGGCTCCTCGGGCAGCACGGCCTTGAGCACGCCGTCGCACAGGGCGTCGAGGGAGTGCGCGGGCGCGGCCAGGGCTCGGCACAGTTCTTCCGTGGCGTGGTCGACGTCGCGGTCGCGTTCCCGGTCCTCGACCAGGCCGTCGGTGTAGAGGGCGACCACGGAGCCCTCGGGCAGTTCCAGCTCGGTCGCCTCGAAGGGCAGCCCGCCGACGCCGAGCGGCGGTCCGGCGCTCACGGGGACGAGCCGCACGGTGCCGTCGGGCAGCAGGATCGCGGGCGCGGGGTGGCCGGCGGCCGCGAGGGCCAGGCGGCGGGAGACGGGGTCGTAGACGGCGTAGAGGCAGGTGGCGCCCAGTTCGGCGACCTCGCCGCCGTCGTCCGTCTCGCGGACGGCCGCGAGGTGGGTCACGAGGTCGTCGAGGTGGGTGAGGAGTTCGTCGGGCGGCAGGTCGACGTCGGCGAGGGTGCGGACGGCCGTGCACAGGCGGCCCATGGTCGCCGTGGACGGGATGCCGTGGCCCACGACGTCGCCGACGACGAGGCCGACACGGGTGCCGGACAGCGGGATCACGTCGAACCAGTCGCCGCCGATGCCGGCTGCCGACGCGGTGGGGAGATAGCGGTGGGCCACCTCGACCGCCGCCTGGCCGGGCAGGCCCCGGGGCAGCAGGCTGCGCTGGATCGCCAGGGCGGTGGCGCGTTCGCGGGCGAAGCGGCGGGCGTTGTCCACGGAGACGGCGGCCCGGCCGACCAGTTCCTCGGCCAGTACGGCGTCCTCGCCGGCGTACGGCTCCCTGGGCACGGTCCGGGCGGCGACGGCCACGCCCAGTGTGGTGCCGCGGGCCCGCAGCGGGACGGACAGGAGCGAGCAGACGGCTTCGCGGAACGGCCGGTTGTGCGGGGTCTCGGCCGCACGCATCCGCATCCAGCGGTCGAAGTCGGGGTCGCCGGGCCCGCTGAGGACGACGCGGCCCTCCCGCATCGCGCGGGCGGGCGGGGCGTAGGGCGGGTAGACCTCGTTTCCGCCCAGGTGCACGCCGGGGGTGGGGAAGCCCTCGGTCGCGGAGGCGTGGGCCACCCGGCGCAGTTCACCGTCCTCGGTGGCCACCGCGACGGGCTCGTCGGTGCCGAGGGTCCAGTCGAGCAGGGCGACGGTGGCGAATCCGGCGAACCGCGGCACGAGCAGGCCGACGAGTTCCTCGGCGGTACGCACGACGTCGAGGGTGCTGCCGACCGCGCCGGCGGCGTTCAGCAGCGCCAGCCGCTCCCGCGCCCGATGCTGCTCGGTGCTCTCCAGCGCGGCCACGGCGACGGCGGCGAGCGCGCCGGACGCGTCGTGGACCGGCCAGATCTCGACGGTCCAGGCGTGCGGGCGGGAGCCGGCGGGGGCCTGCGAGTAGCTCTCGTACTGGACGGGCCGGCCGCGCTCGGCGGCGAGCCGCAGTTGGTGCAGGAAGGCCCCCCGGCCGGTCCCGGTCCGGGCCAGCGTCTCGGGGAGGCTGCGGCCGATCAGCTCTTCGGCGGGCCGGCCCATCATGCGGCACGCGGTGTCGTTGGCGTGCAGGAAGCGCAGCTCGCGGTCGAGGACGGCCATCGACGGGGACGCCTGCTGGACGGCCTCCTCGATCAGGCCGTACCCCGGGCCCTCGGGGGCGGCGGTCACGGCGTGGCCGAGCGGTACGCCGTCGGCGCCCAGCAGCGGGCAGGAGCGCAGCCGCAGGAGCACCGTGCCGCCGTCCCGGTGCCGGATCTCGGCGGTGCCGGACAGGGTGCCGGGGAGTGCGCCCCGTGCGAGCAGCTCCCGCGCGGCACGTCCCACGACCTCGTCGGCCCGGTACCCCGTGAGCCGCCGCGCGCCGTCGCTCCACCCCGTCACCCTTCCGCGGGCGTCGACGGTCATCGCGGCGGAGACTTCCTCCATCCGTCCAGGATCATCCCTGGACGGAGTGGTATCAACCGGAACGGGATGTGCCCGGCCCCGTCAGGCCCCGTGCG
The Streptomyces sp. NBC_01723 genome window above contains:
- a CDS encoding ATP-binding SpoIIE family protein phosphatase; translation: MEEVSAAMTVDARGRVTGWSDGARRLTGYRADEVVGRAARELLARGALPGTLSGTAEIRHRDGGTVLLRLRSCPLLGADGVPLGHAVTAAPEGPGYGLIEEAVQQASPSMAVLDRELRFLHANDTACRMMGRPAEELIGRSLPETLARTGTGRGAFLHQLRLAAERGRPVQYESYSQAPAGSRPHAWTVEIWPVHDASGALAAVAVAALESTEQHRARERLALLNAAGAVGSTLDVVRTAEELVGLLVPRFAGFATVALLDWTLGTDEPVAVATEDGELRRVAHASATEGFPTPGVHLGGNEVYPPYAPPARAMREGRVVLSGPGDPDFDRWMRMRAAETPHNRPFREAVCSLLSVPLRARGTTLGVAVAARTVPREPYAGEDAVLAEELVGRAAVSVDNARRFARERATALAIQRSLLPRGLPGQAAVEVAHRYLPTASAAGIGGDWFDVIPLSGTRVGLVVGDVVGHGIPSTATMGRLCTAVRTLADVDLPPDELLTHLDDLVTHLAAVRETDDGGEVAELGATCLYAVYDPVSRRLALAAAGHPAPAILLPDGTVRLVPVSAGPPLGVGGLPFEATELELPEGSVVALYTDGLVEDRERDRDVDHATEELCRALAAPAHSLDALCDGVLKAVLPEEPADDVALLLARTRALGEDRIRTWDVHPDPAHVAATRRSVIEQLTEWGLDETAFVTELVVSELVTNAIRYGEPPIQLRLIRHTALICEVSDASSTSPHLRRAHAYDEGGRGLLLVAQLTQRWGSRQTDTGKTIWAEQPLPAR